Proteins encoded by one window of Nocardioides euryhalodurans:
- a CDS encoding flavin-containing monooxygenase translates to MDTTEIETVIIGAGQAGLATGQHLQRRGRPFVILDASSRVGDTWRRQWDTLRLYSPAQYDSLPGLPFPAKKWTYPGKDQVADYLEEYARHFDLPVQPETRVRRLERDGQQYVVTTDRGCYRCDNVVVATGTFGRTPHVPEVAGRLDPSILQLHSSEYRRPGQLHDGPVLVVGASHSGTDIAYEVAETHPTILAGRDCGQIPPPLESRRMRLIFPVLLFAWRHVVTRRTPIGRKEMAEIRFHGGPMLRVKRADLAARGVERVTSRVEEVRDGLPVVDGTPREVANVVWATGFRQVFDWIDLPIVGEDGYPRETRGVVADAPGLFFCGLSFQYSFSSMLLNGAGRDAAYVVDRLVARRRSSAGVTAAA, encoded by the coding sequence ATGGACACCACCGAGATCGAGACCGTCATCATCGGCGCCGGCCAGGCGGGCCTGGCGACCGGTCAGCACCTGCAGCGTCGCGGCCGCCCGTTCGTGATCCTCGACGCCAGCTCCCGCGTCGGCGACACCTGGCGGCGGCAGTGGGACACGCTCAGGCTCTACTCTCCCGCCCAGTACGACAGCCTGCCCGGGCTTCCGTTCCCCGCGAAGAAATGGACCTACCCCGGCAAGGACCAGGTCGCCGACTACCTCGAGGAGTACGCCCGTCACTTCGACCTGCCGGTGCAGCCGGAGACCCGGGTGCGGCGCCTCGAGCGGGACGGCCAGCAGTACGTCGTCACGACCGACCGCGGCTGCTACCGCTGCGACAACGTCGTGGTCGCCACCGGCACGTTCGGCCGCACGCCCCACGTCCCCGAGGTCGCCGGCCGGCTGGACCCGTCGATCCTGCAGCTGCACTCCAGCGAGTACCGCCGCCCCGGCCAGCTGCACGACGGCCCCGTGCTGGTCGTCGGCGCGAGCCACTCCGGGACCGACATCGCCTACGAGGTCGCCGAGACCCATCCGACGATCCTGGCCGGCCGCGACTGCGGTCAGATCCCGCCACCGCTGGAGTCACGGCGGATGCGCCTGATCTTCCCGGTGCTGCTCTTCGCGTGGCGGCACGTCGTCACCCGGCGGACGCCGATCGGCCGCAAGGAGATGGCGGAGATCCGCTTCCACGGCGGCCCGATGCTGCGGGTCAAGCGTGCGGACCTCGCCGCCCGCGGCGTCGAACGCGTCACCTCGCGGGTCGAGGAGGTCCGGGACGGCCTGCCCGTCGTGGACGGGACGCCCCGCGAGGTCGCCAACGTCGTCTGGGCGACCGGCTTCCGGCAGGTCTTCGACTGGATCGACCTGCCGATCGTCGGAGAGGACGGCTATCCGCGCGAGACCCGCGGCGTGGTCGCGGACGCGCCCGGGCTGTTCTTCTGCGGCCTCAGCTTCCAGTACTCCTTCAGCTCGATGCTGCTCAACGGCGCCGGCCGCGACGCGGCCTACGTCGTCGACCGGCTCGTGGCTCGGCGTAGGTCGTCCGCCGGGGTCACCGCGGCCGCCTGA
- a CDS encoding response regulator transcription factor, producing the protein MAPQERARPDIRVILVDDHPVVRRGLAALLDTLAGMEVVAEAGDGDGALREVALNRPDVVVMDLRMPGTDGVEATRRIAREHPSAAVLVLTMFDDDSLIGEALRAGARGYLLKRADQDEIERAIRAVAAGQAIFSREVAGRLVGAVTADPDPFPGLTPREREVLDLMAGGASNAAVAERLGVVGKTVGNHVSSIFLKLGVATRVEAVVMARDAGLGRHG; encoded by the coding sequence ATGGCGCCTCAGGAGCGGGCGCGACCGGACATCCGGGTGATCCTGGTCGACGACCACCCCGTCGTACGCCGCGGGCTCGCGGCGCTGCTCGACACGCTCGCCGGCATGGAGGTCGTGGCCGAGGCGGGCGACGGGGACGGAGCGCTGCGGGAGGTGGCTCTGAACCGTCCCGACGTCGTGGTGATGGACCTGAGGATGCCGGGGACCGACGGCGTCGAGGCGACTCGGCGGATCGCGCGCGAGCACCCGTCCGCGGCGGTGCTGGTGCTCACGATGTTCGACGACGACTCTTTGATCGGGGAGGCACTTCGGGCGGGGGCGCGGGGCTACCTGCTCAAGCGGGCCGACCAGGACGAGATCGAGCGGGCCATCCGTGCCGTTGCCGCCGGCCAGGCCATCTTCAGCCGCGAGGTGGCGGGCCGGCTGGTCGGCGCGGTGACCGCGGACCCCGACCCGTTCCCGGGGCTCACGCCCCGGGAGCGTGAGGTCCTCGACCTGATGGCGGGTGGTGCGTCCAACGCGGCGGTCGCCGAACGGCTCGGCGTCGTCGGCAAGACCGTCGGCAACCACGTCTCGTCGATCTTCCTCAAGCTGGGAGTCGCGACCCGGGTGGAGGCGGTCGTGATGGCGCGCGATGCGGGGCTGGGACGCCATGGTTGA
- a CDS encoding type II toxin-antitoxin system VapB family antitoxin has translation MAFTVKSERVQQLAREAARVTGKSQVGAIEEALERLLREYGADPQAARTASTIAAVRRLVEAYGADAGDPDREIRAVDDLYDEQGLPR, from the coding sequence ATGGCGTTCACCGTGAAGAGCGAACGGGTGCAGCAGCTCGCCCGGGAGGCAGCCAGGGTGACGGGGAAGTCCCAGGTGGGAGCGATCGAGGAGGCGCTGGAGCGGCTGCTCCGCGAGTACGGAGCAGACCCCCAGGCGGCCCGGACGGCGAGCACGATCGCCGCGGTGCGCCGGCTCGTCGAGGCGTACGGCGCAGACGCGGGCGACCCTGACAGGGAGATCAGGGCCGTGGACGACCTCTACGACGAGCAGGGCCTGCCGCGGTGA
- a CDS encoding sensor histidine kinase has product MVEDRGRRRTAIVLATLGGILVLVVVAAVLASGASWGAVVDSYTVTNCVLGVAFLASGVPPTWATRNPVGPLLLCAGLAHLLSAAATAMALLGLAADWPDTWLQVLSTVVIGPWQLGVGLLFPLALLLFPDGALPGPRWRWLAVVVIGCGLAQAVTGVLSQGTPYSVDATHDSALSVGLELPGYVVTALGIMTTGSFIAVVGSLVLRYRRGDARTRRQLLWPVAALLLILALNVQRVVTGDGPVLLLLAGALVPVAIAVAIVRDELFDIELVISRALLWGLSVAGVVAAYVVLVSLLARLFPTAESRWGPVVAALAVALLFAPLHRLVRRAVDRAFYGMRADPAAAAWTVGRGFGRDHGVPVVLEQACSTLRLPGLLLLDPAGRTLAAAGAVGGGPTAEIVLDHREGALGRLVVALRPGERRLHEADRRTLELIAMPLAVALVALALEEQVRQARAATVEAAEAERRHLSRELHDGVGPVLTSVAFRADAAANVMRTEPERAAELLAEIGAEVRGALDDVRRIVHDLTPVELGQGGLSEALRQRVAGWPPGAGTTVELELPEQLPVLTPAVERAAYRILTEALTNVLRHSDGRRCRVAVTANGVLGLSVDDDGRPPSSWTPGVGLRSLRDRAEELGGGASAGPFEGGWLVSAWLPLDPGPS; this is encoded by the coding sequence ATGGTTGAGGACCGGGGTCGCCGGCGCACGGCGATCGTCCTGGCGACGCTCGGCGGGATCCTGGTGCTGGTGGTGGTGGCTGCAGTCCTGGCAAGCGGCGCGTCGTGGGGCGCTGTGGTCGACAGCTACACGGTGACGAACTGCGTCCTCGGTGTGGCGTTCCTCGCGTCGGGGGTCCCGCCGACGTGGGCCACCAGGAACCCGGTCGGACCGCTGCTCCTGTGCGCCGGGCTGGCGCACCTGCTCTCCGCAGCTGCCACGGCGATGGCCCTGCTCGGGCTCGCTGCCGACTGGCCGGACACCTGGCTGCAGGTGCTGTCCACCGTCGTGATCGGACCGTGGCAGCTCGGCGTCGGTCTGCTGTTCCCGCTGGCCCTGCTGCTCTTCCCCGACGGGGCCCTTCCCGGTCCCCGCTGGCGCTGGTTGGCGGTGGTGGTGATCGGATGCGGTCTCGCCCAGGCGGTAACCGGGGTGCTCTCGCAGGGGACGCCGTACAGCGTGGACGCCACCCACGACTCTGCCCTCTCGGTGGGCCTCGAGCTGCCCGGGTACGTCGTCACCGCGCTGGGGATCATGACCACGGGGTCCTTCATCGCCGTGGTCGGCAGCCTCGTCCTTCGTTATCGCCGCGGAGACGCCCGCACGCGGCGACAGCTGCTGTGGCCGGTGGCGGCGCTGTTGCTGATCCTGGCGCTCAACGTCCAGCGAGTCGTCACCGGCGACGGACCGGTGCTGTTGCTCCTGGCCGGGGCCCTGGTCCCGGTGGCGATCGCCGTGGCGATCGTGCGTGACGAGCTCTTCGACATAGAGCTGGTGATCTCTCGCGCGCTGCTCTGGGGTCTCAGTGTCGCTGGGGTGGTCGCGGCCTACGTCGTCCTGGTGAGCCTGTTGGCCCGGCTCTTCCCGACAGCGGAGAGCCGCTGGGGACCCGTGGTGGCCGCCCTGGCGGTTGCACTGCTCTTCGCGCCGCTGCACAGGCTCGTGCGGCGTGCGGTCGACCGGGCGTTCTACGGGATGCGGGCCGACCCGGCTGCGGCTGCATGGACCGTGGGCCGCGGGTTCGGCCGTGACCACGGCGTGCCGGTGGTGCTCGAACAGGCCTGCTCCACCCTGCGGCTGCCCGGACTGCTGCTGCTGGACCCGGCCGGTCGGACGCTGGCAGCCGCCGGAGCGGTGGGGGGCGGGCCGACTGCGGAGATCGTCCTGGACCACCGGGAGGGCGCCCTCGGGCGTCTCGTCGTCGCGCTGCGGCCGGGGGAGCGTCGGCTCCATGAAGCCGACCGACGGACCTTGGAGCTGATCGCGATGCCCCTCGCCGTCGCGCTCGTGGCGCTGGCGCTGGAGGAGCAGGTACGACAGGCCCGCGCCGCGACCGTCGAGGCTGCCGAGGCCGAGCGACGGCACCTGAGCCGGGAGCTCCACGACGGGGTCGGCCCCGTGCTGACCAGCGTGGCCTTCCGTGCGGACGCGGCCGCCAACGTCATGCGCACCGAGCCCGAGAGGGCTGCCGAGCTGCTGGCGGAGATCGGGGCCGAGGTGCGGGGCGCCCTCGACGACGTCCGCCGGATCGTCCACGACCTGACCCCGGTGGAGCTCGGGCAGGGCGGTCTGTCCGAGGCGTTGCGTCAGCGGGTCGCCGGCTGGCCACCCGGTGCCGGGACGACGGTGGAGCTGGAGCTCCCCGAGCAGCTCCCCGTGCTCACCCCTGCTGTCGAGCGGGCGGCGTACCGGATCCTCACCGAGGCCCTCACCAACGTCCTGCGCCACTCGGACGGGCGTCGTTGCCGGGTCGCCGTGACCGCGAACGGAGTCCTCGGTCTGAGCGTGGACGACGACGGCCGGCCGCCGTCCTCGTGGACTCCCGGCGTCGGCCTGCGCTCGCTCCGCGACCGTGCCGAGGAGCTGGGCGGCGGCGCCTCCGCGGGACCCTTCGAAGGAGGATGGCTGGTGTCGGCGTGGCTGCCCCTCGACCCCGGTCCGTCCTGA
- a CDS encoding Uma2 family endonuclease — protein MGTVTTLPRGRPLTAADLAAMPDDGHRYELIDGTLVVTPAPSLRHQLVSSRLANLLDRHCPTGLLVLTAPTDVRLADDTLLQPDILVVARETFDREKQSLPAVLLAVEILSPSTRHVDLSLKRARYEVAGCPAYWVVDPDALELTAWELSGDAYREVGHVSGDAAFAATQPFPVEVVPTELVR, from the coding sequence ATGGGAACCGTGACGACGCTGCCCCGCGGCCGGCCACTGACGGCCGCCGACCTCGCCGCGATGCCCGATGACGGACACCGCTACGAGCTCATCGACGGGACGCTGGTCGTGACGCCTGCGCCCTCGCTGCGCCATCAGCTGGTGTCATCCCGGCTGGCGAACCTGCTGGATCGTCACTGCCCTACCGGCCTGCTGGTGCTCACGGCGCCGACCGACGTACGCCTCGCCGACGACACCCTCCTCCAGCCCGACATCCTCGTCGTCGCCCGAGAGACCTTCGACCGCGAGAAGCAGTCCCTGCCCGCCGTGCTGCTCGCCGTCGAGATCCTCTCCCCGAGCACGCGTCACGTCGACCTGTCGCTCAAGCGAGCCCGCTACGAGGTGGCCGGCTGCCCGGCGTACTGGGTCGTCGACCCCGACGCCCTCGAGCTCACCGCGTGGGAACTGAGCGGGGATGCGTACCGGGAGGTGGGTCACGTGTCGGGCGATGCCGCGTTCGCTGCCACCCAGCCGTTCCCCGTCGAGGTCGTGCCGACCGAGCTCGTGCGCTGA
- a CDS encoding TrkH family potassium uptake protein, with protein sequence MASRVGGRQRLFRHPAQTIVAGFAGAILLGTALLMLPFASEGPGSTDVVTALFTSTSAVCVTGLVVVDTASHWTTFGEVVILGLIQLGGIGIMTFASVVGLLISRRMGLRTRLSAAAETKAVGLADLRRVVTGVVTVSLLVEALVAVVLFLRFWLGYDEPVGRAAYLGVFHSVSAFNNAGFALYADSLVRFVTDPWVCVPIALAVIFGGLGFPVWFELRREIGRPRAWSMHTKMTVSVTAVLLVAGTVFVTASEWSNPDTLGAMSAPGRIFAGFFHAVMPRTAGFNSLDVGAMNDSTLLGTIVLMFIGGGSAGTAGGIKVTTFILLFFVIYAEVRGEERVNAFDRQVDDRVIRQALTVALLSVGAVVGATLLLMSLTGLPMGPVLFEATSAFATVGLSTGITFDLPTSAELVLVGLMFLGRLGPITLVSALALRERHRHYELPEGRPIIG encoded by the coding sequence GTGGCGAGTCGGGTCGGCGGTCGGCAGCGCCTCTTCAGGCACCCCGCCCAGACCATCGTGGCCGGCTTCGCGGGCGCGATCCTGCTCGGGACCGCCCTGCTGATGCTGCCCTTCGCCAGCGAGGGTCCGGGCAGCACCGACGTCGTCACGGCGTTGTTCACCTCGACCAGCGCGGTCTGCGTGACCGGGCTCGTGGTGGTCGACACGGCCAGCCACTGGACGACGTTCGGCGAGGTGGTCATCCTCGGCCTGATCCAGCTGGGCGGCATCGGGATCATGACGTTCGCCTCGGTGGTCGGGCTGCTGATCAGCCGACGGATGGGGTTGCGTACCCGGCTCAGCGCCGCCGCCGAGACCAAGGCCGTGGGGCTGGCGGACCTTCGCCGCGTCGTCACCGGGGTCGTCACGGTCAGCCTGCTCGTGGAGGCACTCGTCGCCGTGGTGCTGTTCCTGCGCTTCTGGCTCGGCTACGACGAGCCGGTGGGGCGGGCGGCGTACCTCGGGGTCTTCCACTCGGTCTCGGCGTTCAACAACGCCGGCTTCGCGCTGTACGCCGACAGCCTGGTCCGGTTCGTCACCGACCCCTGGGTCTGCGTGCCGATCGCGCTCGCGGTGATCTTCGGTGGTCTGGGCTTCCCCGTCTGGTTCGAGCTGCGGCGCGAGATCGGCCGACCCCGCGCGTGGAGCATGCACACCAAGATGACCGTCAGCGTCACGGCCGTGCTGCTGGTGGCCGGCACGGTCTTCGTGACCGCGAGCGAGTGGTCCAACCCCGACACCCTCGGGGCGATGTCGGCCCCGGGTCGGATCTTCGCCGGCTTCTTCCACGCCGTGATGCCGCGCACGGCCGGCTTCAACAGCCTCGACGTCGGCGCGATGAACGACTCGACCCTCCTCGGCACGATCGTGCTGATGTTCATCGGCGGCGGCTCGGCCGGCACCGCCGGTGGCATCAAGGTGACGACGTTCATCCTGCTCTTCTTCGTCATCTACGCCGAGGTGCGCGGCGAGGAGCGCGTCAACGCCTTCGACCGACAGGTCGACGACCGGGTGATCCGGCAGGCGCTGACCGTGGCACTGCTGTCCGTGGGCGCGGTCGTCGGGGCGACCCTGCTGCTGATGTCCCTCACCGGGCTGCCGATGGGACCGGTGCTGTTCGAGGCGACCTCCGCGTTCGCCACGGTGGGTCTCTCGACGGGCATCACCTTCGACCTGCCGACCTCGGCCGAGCTGGTGCTGGTCGGACTGATGTTCCTGGGACGCCTCGGTCCCATCACACTGGTGTCGGCGCTCGCGCTGCGCGAGCGCCACCGGCACTACGAGCTACCGGAAGGACGGCCGATCATTGGCTAG
- a CDS encoding ATP-binding domain-containing protein encodes MTSRGGEGVDVHFIPAGEDPVDVADDAIEILLDAGWSPGNIALLTTGKRHNVQVELADSRGQVGYWRTYWDDDVFYGHVLGCKGLERPAVVLCVNEQGAVDRSREKLYVGMSRATDQLIVVGDPDVVREIGGPAVAERLGLGGR; translated from the coding sequence ATGACGTCACGCGGTGGGGAGGGCGTCGACGTCCACTTCATCCCCGCCGGGGAGGATCCGGTAGACGTCGCCGACGACGCGATCGAGATCCTGCTCGACGCCGGCTGGTCGCCCGGCAACATCGCGCTGCTCACGACCGGCAAGCGGCACAACGTCCAGGTCGAGCTCGCCGATTCACGGGGCCAGGTCGGCTACTGGCGGACGTACTGGGACGACGACGTCTTCTACGGGCACGTCCTCGGCTGCAAGGGGCTCGAGCGGCCTGCCGTCGTCCTCTGCGTCAACGAGCAAGGGGCCGTCGACCGCTCGCGCGAGAAGCTCTACGTCGGCATGTCCCGCGCGACCGACCAGCTCATCGTCGTGGGTGATCCCGACGTGGTGCGGGAGATCGGCGGGCCGGCGGTGGCCGAACGACTCGGGCTCGGAGGTCGGTGA
- a CDS encoding helix-turn-helix transcriptional regulator: protein MGVVELEQTRAAFDRGDWEAAFAGWSAAGADALTSADLEDLATAAELLGRHDDAVGALQQAFVRWQQAGDLARAVRCTFRLSMTTATHGEPALAAGWTSRAEGLLEEVDGDVPERGWVAFLRMFRALGTGAYAEAAAAADEATEVGRRHRDADLIALGLCSQGRLALYAGRVADGLALLDESMVRVVAGETSPIIAGHVYCTAIEGCQEISDFARMAEWTSALERWCAAQPGLLAFTGQCAVHRGQLLRQRGEWSAALDELELASRRYREVGSPDAAGLAAYEAGDVHRLRGDTDEADAAYQRAADHGFDPQPGLALLWLSRGRTEAARGAIDRLLAEGGPVQRCRVLPAAVEVLVASGDLERAREAAVELTALASAFGCVSLEAMAAQASGAVELAAGDASGALPYLRKAHQLWSRAESPFERARAQVLMGRALRAVGDDESSRRELEAARSTFRRLGAAPAAEEASLLLAPVALPAGLTAREVEVLRLVASGRSNAQIAAELVLSEKTVARHLSNIFGKLDVGSRTAATAYAFAHGLV, encoded by the coding sequence ATGGGCGTCGTCGAGCTCGAGCAGACACGCGCCGCCTTCGACCGTGGTGACTGGGAAGCCGCGTTCGCGGGCTGGTCCGCAGCCGGCGCCGACGCGCTCACGAGCGCCGACCTCGAGGACCTGGCCACCGCCGCCGAGCTGCTCGGACGCCACGACGACGCGGTCGGCGCCCTGCAGCAGGCCTTCGTCCGCTGGCAGCAGGCCGGCGACCTCGCCCGCGCGGTCCGGTGCACGTTCCGACTGTCGATGACCACCGCCACCCACGGCGAACCCGCCCTGGCCGCCGGCTGGACCTCGCGTGCCGAGGGCCTCCTCGAGGAGGTCGACGGCGACGTGCCCGAGCGCGGCTGGGTCGCGTTCCTGCGGATGTTCCGCGCCCTCGGGACCGGCGCGTACGCCGAGGCCGCCGCTGCCGCCGACGAGGCCACCGAGGTGGGGCGCCGCCACCGGGACGCGGACCTGATCGCGCTGGGCCTGTGCTCGCAGGGCCGGCTCGCGCTCTACGCCGGTCGGGTCGCGGACGGCCTCGCGCTGCTCGACGAGTCCATGGTCCGCGTCGTCGCCGGCGAGACGTCGCCGATCATCGCCGGCCACGTCTACTGCACGGCGATCGAGGGCTGCCAGGAGATCAGCGACTTCGCGCGGATGGCGGAGTGGACCTCCGCACTCGAGCGCTGGTGCGCGGCGCAGCCCGGGCTGCTCGCCTTCACCGGCCAGTGCGCGGTCCACCGGGGGCAGCTGCTGCGGCAGCGCGGCGAGTGGTCCGCCGCCCTCGACGAGCTGGAGCTGGCCTCCCGTCGCTACCGGGAGGTCGGCTCCCCGGACGCCGCCGGGCTGGCGGCGTACGAGGCGGGCGACGTGCACCGGCTGCGGGGTGACACGGACGAGGCCGACGCTGCCTATCAGCGCGCCGCCGACCACGGCTTCGACCCGCAGCCCGGCCTGGCGCTGCTGTGGCTCTCGCGCGGCCGGACGGAGGCGGCTCGTGGCGCGATCGACCGGCTGCTGGCCGAGGGCGGTCCGGTGCAGCGGTGCCGGGTGCTGCCCGCCGCGGTGGAAGTCCTGGTCGCGTCCGGTGACCTCGAACGTGCCCGGGAGGCCGCCGTCGAGCTCACCGCCCTGGCCTCGGCATTCGGCTGCGTGTCCCTGGAGGCGATGGCCGCCCAGGCGTCAGGCGCAGTCGAGCTGGCAGCCGGCGACGCCTCCGGCGCGCTGCCCTACCTGCGCAAGGCACACCAGCTCTGGTCGCGGGCCGAGTCACCCTTCGAACGTGCTCGCGCTCAGGTGCTGATGGGCCGCGCGCTTCGTGCGGTCGGGGACGACGAGTCGTCGAGGCGTGAGCTCGAAGCAGCGCGGTCGACCTTCCGCCGACTGGGAGCGGCGCCGGCTGCGGAGGAGGCGTCGTTGCTGCTGGCGCCGGTTGCCCTGCCTGCCGGTCTCACCGCGCGCGAGGTGGAGGTGCTGCGCCTGGTCGCGTCTGGTCGGAGCAACGCCCAGATCGCCGCCGAGCTGGTGCTCAGCGAGAAGACTGTCGCCCGCCATCTCTCCAACATCTTCGGCAAGCTCGACGTCGGCTCGCGCACCGCCGCCACGGCGTACGCGTTCGCGCACGGGCTGGTCTGA
- a CDS encoding type II toxin-antitoxin system VapC family toxin yields the protein MIIDSSALMAIVDDEPDGARLLAMAAGADCKMSVATKLEVSIVADARSRAHGVRLDQVVEALAIELVPVSVRQGEVARGAYRRYGRGSGSAARLNFGDCFAYALSVTSGEPLLFTGEDFTHTDVTVAVPPG from the coding sequence GTGATCATCGACTCCTCGGCGCTGATGGCGATCGTCGACGACGAGCCGGACGGGGCCCGGCTGCTGGCCATGGCCGCGGGTGCTGACTGCAAGATGTCGGTGGCGACCAAGCTCGAGGTCTCCATCGTCGCGGACGCCCGATCTCGCGCCCACGGGGTGCGTCTCGACCAGGTCGTCGAGGCGCTCGCCATCGAGCTCGTTCCGGTCTCGGTTCGCCAGGGCGAGGTCGCCCGTGGCGCCTACCGCCGTTACGGGCGGGGGTCGGGCTCGGCAGCGCGGCTGAACTTCGGCGACTGCTTCGCCTACGCACTCTCGGTGACCAGCGGCGAGCCGCTGCTGTTCACGGGCGAGGACTTCACGCACACCGACGTCACGGTGGCAGTCCCGCCGGGGTGA